A genomic segment from Perca flavescens isolate YP-PL-M2 chromosome 13, PFLA_1.0, whole genome shotgun sequence encodes:
- the LOC114566792 gene encoding beta-glucuronidase isoform X1: protein MLFPRESSSREVKELNGRWDFRADKSPNSNQGFDKAWYKSRLAETGPVIDMPVPASYNDITQDPTLRDFIGWVWYEREVVVPARWIADEGTRVVLRVGSAHYYSVVWVNGVKVTEHNGGHLPFEAEIGSLIRKDPTQPCRITIAVNNTLTLDTLPPGNIQHMDDRTQYPDGYFVQNTYFDFFNYAGIHRSVLLYTTPKAYVDDITVVTDFLDNTGLVNYKVSVQGAATATLNVTLMDKNARCVASSSGPSGVLIVVDVNLWWPYLMHENPAYLYSMEVRLMATDGRSTYEDVYTLPVGIRTVNVTSTQFLINNKPFYFHGVNKHEDSDIRGKGFDWPLIVKDFNLLKWLGANSFRTSHYPYAEEILQMCDRHGIVVIDECPGVGIADIRSFGNASLTHHLAVMDELVRRDKNHASVVMWSVANEPAAEMPPADFYFKTLIKHTKALDPTRPVTFVTRTDYASDRGGSSVWWGTRRVFSPGKGSPKPQHSS from the exons ATGCTCTTCCCCCGGGAGTCTTCCTCCAGAGAGGTGAAGGAGCTGAACGGGCGGTGGGACTTCAGGGCTGACAAGTCCCCAAACAGTAACCAGGGCTTCGACAAGGCTTGGTACAAAAGTCGCCTGGCAGAG ACGGGCCCAGTGATTGACATGCCAGTTCCTGCCAGCTACAATGACATCACCCAGGACCCCACGCTGAGAGATTTCATTGGCTGGGTGTGGTATGAGCGAGAGGTGGTGGTGCCTGCCCGCTGGATCGCCGATGAAGGAACAAGAGTTGTTCTCAGAGTGGGAAGTGCTCACTATTATTCAGTAGTG TGGGTGAACGGGGTGAAAGTGACGGAGCATAACGGTGGCCATCTTCCTTTTGAGGCTGAGATAGGCAGTTTAATCCGCAAGGACCCAACTCAGCCATGTAGGATCACCATCGCTGTCAACAACACTCTGACTCTGGACACTCTTCCTCCAGGAAATATCCAGCACATGGACGACCGCACACA GTATCCTGATGGTTATTTTGTGCAAAACACCTACTTTGATTTCTTCAACTATGCTGGCATACATCGTTCTGTGTTGCTGTATACTACTCCTAAGGCTTATGTGGATGACATCACTGTGGTGACTGACTTCTTGGATAACACTG GTCTAGTCAACTACAAGGTGTCAGTCCAAGGTGCTGCCACAGCCACCCTGAATGTCACTTTGATGGACAAAAATGCCCGCTGTGTGGCTTCCTCCAGCGGGCCATCTGGAGTGCTCATAGTAGTAGATGTCAATCTGTGGTGGCCGTACTTGATGCATGAGAATCCAGCTTACCTTTACTCTATGGAG GTTCGCTTAATGGCAACCGATGGCAGATCCACGTATGAGGATGTGTATACTCTACCAGTCGGCATCCGCACAGTCAACGTTACCAGCACACAGTTCCTCATCAACAACAAGCCCTTCTATTTCCATGGAGTCAATAAACATGAGGACTCTGAT ATTCGAGGTAAAGGCTTCGACTGGCCCCTGATTGTCAAGGACTTTAACCTATTGAAGTGGTTGGGGGCCAACTCATTCCGCACCAGCCACTACCCCTATGCTGAGGAGATCCTGCAGATGTGTGACCGCCACGGCATTGTGGTGATAGATGAGTGCCCGGGGGTGGGCATCGCAGACAT TCGCAGTTTTGGAAATGCCTCCCTGACCCATCACCTAGCTGTCATGGACGAACTCGTACGTCGGGACAAGAACCATGCCTCTGTGGTCATGTGGTCTGTAGCCAATGAGCCGGCTGCAGAGATGCCCCCTGCTGACTTCTATTTCAA gACGTTGATAAAACATACCAAAGCTCTGGATCCAACCCGGcctgtcacttttgtcacaagaACTGATTATGCCAGTGACAGAGGG GGATCTTCCGTGTGGTGGGGAACAAGAAGGGTATTTTCACCAGGGAAAGGCAGCCCAAAGCCGCAGCATTCGTCCTGA
- the LOC114566792 gene encoding beta-glucuronidase isoform X2: MPVPASYNDITQDPTLRDFIGWVWYEREVVVPARWIADEGTRVVLRVGSAHYYSVVWVNGVKVTEHNGGHLPFEAEIGSLIRKDPTQPCRITIAVNNTLTLDTLPPGNIQHMDDRTQYPDGYFVQNTYFDFFNYAGIHRSVLLYTTPKAYVDDITVVTDFLDNTGLVNYKVSVQGAATATLNVTLMDKNARCVASSSGPSGVLIVVDVNLWWPYLMHENPAYLYSMEVRLMATDGRSTYEDVYTLPVGIRTVNVTSTQFLINNKPFYFHGVNKHEDSDIRGKGFDWPLIVKDFNLLKWLGANSFRTSHYPYAEEILQMCDRHGIVVIDECPGVGIADIRSFGNASLTHHLAVMDELVRRDKNHASVVMWSVANEPAAEMPPADFYFKTLIKHTKALDPTRPVTFVTRTDYASDRGGSSVWWGTRRVFSPGKGSPKPQHSS, from the exons ATGCCAGTTCCTGCCAGCTACAATGACATCACCCAGGACCCCACGCTGAGAGATTTCATTGGCTGGGTGTGGTATGAGCGAGAGGTGGTGGTGCCTGCCCGCTGGATCGCCGATGAAGGAACAAGAGTTGTTCTCAGAGTGGGAAGTGCTCACTATTATTCAGTAGTG TGGGTGAACGGGGTGAAAGTGACGGAGCATAACGGTGGCCATCTTCCTTTTGAGGCTGAGATAGGCAGTTTAATCCGCAAGGACCCAACTCAGCCATGTAGGATCACCATCGCTGTCAACAACACTCTGACTCTGGACACTCTTCCTCCAGGAAATATCCAGCACATGGACGACCGCACACA GTATCCTGATGGTTATTTTGTGCAAAACACCTACTTTGATTTCTTCAACTATGCTGGCATACATCGTTCTGTGTTGCTGTATACTACTCCTAAGGCTTATGTGGATGACATCACTGTGGTGACTGACTTCTTGGATAACACTG GTCTAGTCAACTACAAGGTGTCAGTCCAAGGTGCTGCCACAGCCACCCTGAATGTCACTTTGATGGACAAAAATGCCCGCTGTGTGGCTTCCTCCAGCGGGCCATCTGGAGTGCTCATAGTAGTAGATGTCAATCTGTGGTGGCCGTACTTGATGCATGAGAATCCAGCTTACCTTTACTCTATGGAG GTTCGCTTAATGGCAACCGATGGCAGATCCACGTATGAGGATGTGTATACTCTACCAGTCGGCATCCGCACAGTCAACGTTACCAGCACACAGTTCCTCATCAACAACAAGCCCTTCTATTTCCATGGAGTCAATAAACATGAGGACTCTGAT ATTCGAGGTAAAGGCTTCGACTGGCCCCTGATTGTCAAGGACTTTAACCTATTGAAGTGGTTGGGGGCCAACTCATTCCGCACCAGCCACTACCCCTATGCTGAGGAGATCCTGCAGATGTGTGACCGCCACGGCATTGTGGTGATAGATGAGTGCCCGGGGGTGGGCATCGCAGACAT TCGCAGTTTTGGAAATGCCTCCCTGACCCATCACCTAGCTGTCATGGACGAACTCGTACGTCGGGACAAGAACCATGCCTCTGTGGTCATGTGGTCTGTAGCCAATGAGCCGGCTGCAGAGATGCCCCCTGCTGACTTCTATTTCAA gACGTTGATAAAACATACCAAAGCTCTGGATCCAACCCGGcctgtcacttttgtcacaagaACTGATTATGCCAGTGACAGAGGG GGATCTTCCGTGTGGTGGGGAACAAGAAGGGTATTTTCACCAGGGAAAGGCAGCCCAAAGCCGCAGCATTCGTCCTGA
- the LOC114566792 gene encoding beta-glucuronidase isoform X3: MPSQSPPVRVGEIKWVNGVKVTEHNGGHLPFEAEIGSLIRKDPTQPCRITIAVNNTLTLDTLPPGNIQHMDDRTQYPDGYFVQNTYFDFFNYAGIHRSVLLYTTPKAYVDDITVVTDFLDNTGLVNYKVSVQGAATATLNVTLMDKNARCVASSSGPSGVLIVVDVNLWWPYLMHENPAYLYSMEVRLMATDGRSTYEDVYTLPVGIRTVNVTSTQFLINNKPFYFHGVNKHEDSDIRGKGFDWPLIVKDFNLLKWLGANSFRTSHYPYAEEILQMCDRHGIVVIDECPGVGIADIRSFGNASLTHHLAVMDELVRRDKNHASVVMWSVANEPAAEMPPADFYFKTLIKHTKALDPTRPVTFVTRTDYASDRGGSSVWWGTRRVFSPGKGSPKPQHSS; this comes from the exons ATGCCTTCCCAATCCCCTCCAGTCAGAGTTGGAGAAATAAAA TGGGTGAACGGGGTGAAAGTGACGGAGCATAACGGTGGCCATCTTCCTTTTGAGGCTGAGATAGGCAGTTTAATCCGCAAGGACCCAACTCAGCCATGTAGGATCACCATCGCTGTCAACAACACTCTGACTCTGGACACTCTTCCTCCAGGAAATATCCAGCACATGGACGACCGCACACA GTATCCTGATGGTTATTTTGTGCAAAACACCTACTTTGATTTCTTCAACTATGCTGGCATACATCGTTCTGTGTTGCTGTATACTACTCCTAAGGCTTATGTGGATGACATCACTGTGGTGACTGACTTCTTGGATAACACTG GTCTAGTCAACTACAAGGTGTCAGTCCAAGGTGCTGCCACAGCCACCCTGAATGTCACTTTGATGGACAAAAATGCCCGCTGTGTGGCTTCCTCCAGCGGGCCATCTGGAGTGCTCATAGTAGTAGATGTCAATCTGTGGTGGCCGTACTTGATGCATGAGAATCCAGCTTACCTTTACTCTATGGAG GTTCGCTTAATGGCAACCGATGGCAGATCCACGTATGAGGATGTGTATACTCTACCAGTCGGCATCCGCACAGTCAACGTTACCAGCACACAGTTCCTCATCAACAACAAGCCCTTCTATTTCCATGGAGTCAATAAACATGAGGACTCTGAT ATTCGAGGTAAAGGCTTCGACTGGCCCCTGATTGTCAAGGACTTTAACCTATTGAAGTGGTTGGGGGCCAACTCATTCCGCACCAGCCACTACCCCTATGCTGAGGAGATCCTGCAGATGTGTGACCGCCACGGCATTGTGGTGATAGATGAGTGCCCGGGGGTGGGCATCGCAGACAT TCGCAGTTTTGGAAATGCCTCCCTGACCCATCACCTAGCTGTCATGGACGAACTCGTACGTCGGGACAAGAACCATGCCTCTGTGGTCATGTGGTCTGTAGCCAATGAGCCGGCTGCAGAGATGCCCCCTGCTGACTTCTATTTCAA gACGTTGATAAAACATACCAAAGCTCTGGATCCAACCCGGcctgtcacttttgtcacaagaACTGATTATGCCAGTGACAGAGGG GGATCTTCCGTGTGGTGGGGAACAAGAAGGGTATTTTCACCAGGGAAAGGCAGCCCAAAGCCGCAGCATTCGTCCTGA
- the LOC114567227 gene encoding beta-glucuronidase isoform X1, producing MVIPARLGAFRVLWLFAVFEAVCLLDTGMLFPRESSSREVKELNGRWDFRADKSPNRNQGFDKAWYKIRLAETGPVIDMPVPASYNDITQDPTLRDFIGWVWYEREVVVPSRWIADEGTRVVLRVGSAHYYSVVWVNGVKVTEHNGGHLPFEAEIGSLIRKDPTQPCRITIAVNNTLTLDTLPPGNIQHMDDRTKYPDGFFVQNIYFDFFNYAGIHRSVLLYTTPKVYVDDITVVTDFLDNTGLVYYKVSVQGAATATLNVTLMDKNARCVASSSGPSGVLKVVDVNLWWPYLMHENPAYLYSMEVRLMATDGRSTYEDVYTLPVGIRTVNVTSTQFLINNKPFYFHGVNKHEDSDIRGKGFDWPLIVKDFNLLKWLGANSFRTSHYPYAEEILQMCDRHGIVVIDECPGVGIKDIRSFGNSSLTHHLAVMDELVSRDKNHASVVMWSVANEPAAEMPPADFYFKTLIKHTKALDPTRPVTFITDSNYARDRGAPYVDVICVNSYFSWYHDPGHLEVIPIQLKSQFENWYGKYQKPIIQSEYGADAVAGLHSDPPVMFSEEYQKAVLQSYHNVLDQKRKQYVIGELIWNFADFMTVQGITRVVGNKKGIFTRERQPKAAAFILKERYWRLANETGRLPFWTKYPCSF from the exons ATGGTCATACCTGCAAGGCTCGGTGCGTTTCGTGTTTTGTGGCTCTTTGCTGTGTTTGAAGCGGTATGTCTGCTGGACACCGGCATGCTCTTCCCCCGGGAGTCTTCCTCCAGAGAGGTGAAGGAGCTGAACGGGCGGTGGGACTTCAGGGCTGACAAGTCCCCAAACAGGAACCAGGGCTTCGACAAGGCTTGGTACAAAATTCGCCTGGCAGAG ACAGGCCCAGTGATTGACATGCCAGTTCCTGCCAGCTACAATGACATCACCCAGGACCCCACGCTGAGAGATTTCATTGGCTGGGTGTGGTATGAGCGAGAGGTGGTGGTGCCTTCCCGCTGGATCGCTGATGAAGGAACAAGAGTTGTTCTCAGAGTGGGAAGTGCTCACTATTATTCAGTAGTG TGGGTGAACGGGGTGAAAGTGACGGAGCATAACGGTGGCCATCTTCCTTTTGAGGCTGAGATAGGCAGTTTAATCCGCAAGGACCCAACTCAGCCATGTAGGATCACCATCGCTGTCAACAACACTCTGACTCTGGACACTCTTCCTCCAGGAAATATCCAGCACATGGACGACCGCACCAA GTATCCTGAtggtttttttgtgcaaaacaTCTACTTTGATTTCTTCAACTATGCTGGCATACATCGTTCTGTGTTGCTGTATACTACTCCTAAGGTTTATGTGGATGACATCACTGTGGTGACTGACTTCTTGGATAACACTG GTCTAGTCTACTACAAGGTGTCAGTCCAAGGTGCTGCCACAGCCACCCTGAATGTCACTTTGATGGACAAAAATGCCCGCTGTGTGGCTTCCTCCAGCGGGCCATCTGGAGTGCTCAAAGTAGTTGATGTCAATCTGTGGTGGCCGTACTTGATGCATGAGAATCCAGCTTACCTTTACTCTATGGAG GTTCGCTTAATGGCAACCGATGGCAGATCCACGTATGAGGATGTGTATACTCTACCAGTTGGCATCCGCACAGTCAACGTTACCAGCACACAGTTCCTCATCAACAACAAGCCCTTCTATTTCCATGGAGTCAATAAACATGAGGACTCTGAT ATTCGAGGTAAAGGCTTCGACTGGCCCTTGATTGTCAAGGACTTTAACCTATTGAAGTGGTTGGGGGCCAACTCATTCCGCACCAGCCACTACCCCTATGCTGAGGAGATCCTGCAGATGTGTGACCGCCACGGCATCGTGGTGATAGATGAGTGCCCGGGGGTGGGCATCAAAGACAT TCGCAGTTTTGGAAACTCCTCCCTGACCCATCACCTAGCTGTCATGGACGAGCTTGTAAGTCGGGACAAGAACCATGCCTCTGTGGTCATGTGGTCAGTAGCCAATGAGCCAGCTGCAGAGATGCCCCCTGCTGACTTCTATTTCAA GACCTTGATAAAACATACCAAAGCTCTGGATCCAACCCGGCCTGTCACTTTTATTACAGACAGTAACTATGCCAGGGACAGAGGG GCTCCCTATGTGGATGTAATCTGCGTAAACAGTTACTTCTCCTGGTACCATGATCCAGGCCACCTGGAGGTCATCCCCATCCAGCTCAAAAGTCAGTTTGAGAACTGGTATGGAAAGTACCAGAAACCCATCATCCAGAGTGAATATGGAGCAGATGCAGTGGCAGGGCTTCACAGT GATCCACCTGTGATGTTTTCTGAGGAGTACCAGAAGGCAGTCCTGCAGAGCTACCACAACGTGCTGGACCAGAAGAGGAAGCAGTATGTGATTGGTGAACTCATCTGGAACTTTGCCGACTTCATGACTGTACAAG GGATCACACGAGTGGTGGGGAACAAGAAGGGTATTTTCACCAGGGAAAGGCAGCCCAAAGCAGCAGCATTCATCCTGAAAGAGAGGTACTGGAGACTGGCAAATGAAACGGGCAGACTACCTTTTTGGACCAAGTACCCCTGCTCATTTTGA
- the LOC114567227 gene encoding beta-glucuronidase isoform X2: protein MPVPASYNDITQDPTLRDFIGWVWYEREVVVPSRWIADEGTRVVLRVGSAHYYSVVWVNGVKVTEHNGGHLPFEAEIGSLIRKDPTQPCRITIAVNNTLTLDTLPPGNIQHMDDRTKYPDGFFVQNIYFDFFNYAGIHRSVLLYTTPKVYVDDITVVTDFLDNTGLVYYKVSVQGAATATLNVTLMDKNARCVASSSGPSGVLKVVDVNLWWPYLMHENPAYLYSMEVRLMATDGRSTYEDVYTLPVGIRTVNVTSTQFLINNKPFYFHGVNKHEDSDIRGKGFDWPLIVKDFNLLKWLGANSFRTSHYPYAEEILQMCDRHGIVVIDECPGVGIKDIRSFGNSSLTHHLAVMDELVSRDKNHASVVMWSVANEPAAEMPPADFYFKTLIKHTKALDPTRPVTFITDSNYARDRGAPYVDVICVNSYFSWYHDPGHLEVIPIQLKSQFENWYGKYQKPIIQSEYGADAVAGLHSDPPVMFSEEYQKAVLQSYHNVLDQKRKQYVIGELIWNFADFMTVQGITRVVGNKKGIFTRERQPKAAAFILKERYWRLANETGRLPFWTKYPCSF, encoded by the exons ATGCCAGTTCCTGCCAGCTACAATGACATCACCCAGGACCCCACGCTGAGAGATTTCATTGGCTGGGTGTGGTATGAGCGAGAGGTGGTGGTGCCTTCCCGCTGGATCGCTGATGAAGGAACAAGAGTTGTTCTCAGAGTGGGAAGTGCTCACTATTATTCAGTAGTG TGGGTGAACGGGGTGAAAGTGACGGAGCATAACGGTGGCCATCTTCCTTTTGAGGCTGAGATAGGCAGTTTAATCCGCAAGGACCCAACTCAGCCATGTAGGATCACCATCGCTGTCAACAACACTCTGACTCTGGACACTCTTCCTCCAGGAAATATCCAGCACATGGACGACCGCACCAA GTATCCTGAtggtttttttgtgcaaaacaTCTACTTTGATTTCTTCAACTATGCTGGCATACATCGTTCTGTGTTGCTGTATACTACTCCTAAGGTTTATGTGGATGACATCACTGTGGTGACTGACTTCTTGGATAACACTG GTCTAGTCTACTACAAGGTGTCAGTCCAAGGTGCTGCCACAGCCACCCTGAATGTCACTTTGATGGACAAAAATGCCCGCTGTGTGGCTTCCTCCAGCGGGCCATCTGGAGTGCTCAAAGTAGTTGATGTCAATCTGTGGTGGCCGTACTTGATGCATGAGAATCCAGCTTACCTTTACTCTATGGAG GTTCGCTTAATGGCAACCGATGGCAGATCCACGTATGAGGATGTGTATACTCTACCAGTTGGCATCCGCACAGTCAACGTTACCAGCACACAGTTCCTCATCAACAACAAGCCCTTCTATTTCCATGGAGTCAATAAACATGAGGACTCTGAT ATTCGAGGTAAAGGCTTCGACTGGCCCTTGATTGTCAAGGACTTTAACCTATTGAAGTGGTTGGGGGCCAACTCATTCCGCACCAGCCACTACCCCTATGCTGAGGAGATCCTGCAGATGTGTGACCGCCACGGCATCGTGGTGATAGATGAGTGCCCGGGGGTGGGCATCAAAGACAT TCGCAGTTTTGGAAACTCCTCCCTGACCCATCACCTAGCTGTCATGGACGAGCTTGTAAGTCGGGACAAGAACCATGCCTCTGTGGTCATGTGGTCAGTAGCCAATGAGCCAGCTGCAGAGATGCCCCCTGCTGACTTCTATTTCAA GACCTTGATAAAACATACCAAAGCTCTGGATCCAACCCGGCCTGTCACTTTTATTACAGACAGTAACTATGCCAGGGACAGAGGG GCTCCCTATGTGGATGTAATCTGCGTAAACAGTTACTTCTCCTGGTACCATGATCCAGGCCACCTGGAGGTCATCCCCATCCAGCTCAAAAGTCAGTTTGAGAACTGGTATGGAAAGTACCAGAAACCCATCATCCAGAGTGAATATGGAGCAGATGCAGTGGCAGGGCTTCACAGT GATCCACCTGTGATGTTTTCTGAGGAGTACCAGAAGGCAGTCCTGCAGAGCTACCACAACGTGCTGGACCAGAAGAGGAAGCAGTATGTGATTGGTGAACTCATCTGGAACTTTGCCGACTTCATGACTGTACAAG GGATCACACGAGTGGTGGGGAACAAGAAGGGTATTTTCACCAGGGAAAGGCAGCCCAAAGCAGCAGCATTCATCCTGAAAGAGAGGTACTGGAGACTGGCAAATGAAACGGGCAGACTACCTTTTTGGACCAAGTACCCCTGCTCATTTTGA